From one Oncorhynchus keta strain PuntledgeMale-10-30-2019 chromosome 30, Oket_V2, whole genome shotgun sequence genomic stretch:
- the LOC118363415 gene encoding mid1-interacting protein 1-like, producing the protein MMEISSDPASNKNSLINVMHRFIAATNNMDETIMVPSLLRDVPLEEQESQQVEVVENNNELSYPNKQRDMYEHYLLLKSIKNDMEWGLLKREMSGGASFLEMAVKQEEQQSITRGLPVDESSDLEGRFHYHLRGLFGVLSKLTVQADHLTNCYKREIGGVNFMR; encoded by the coding sequence ATGATGGAAATTAGCAGTGACCCAGCCAGCAACAAGAACTCCCTCATCAATGTGATGCACCGCTTCATTGCCGCAACCAACAACATGGATGAAACTATCATGGTGCCCAGCCTGTTGAGGGATGTGCCCCTGGAGGAACAGGAGAGCCAGCAGGTTGAGGTGGTGGAGAACAACAATGAGCTGTCCTACCCTAACAAGCAGAGGGACATGTATGAGCACTACCTCCTCCTCAAGTCCATAAAGAATGACATGGAGTGGGGCCTGCTGAAGAGGGAGATGAGTGGCGGGGCCAGCTTCCTGGAAATGGCAGTCAAGCAAGAGGAGCAGCAGTCGATAACCAGGGGGCTCCCTGTCGACGAGAGCTCAGATCTGGAGGGCCGGTTCCACTATCACCTCAGGGGACTGTTTGGCGTCCTGTCAAAACTCACAGTGCAAGCAGACCACCTCACCAACTGCTACAAGAGGGAAATTGGAGGTGTTAACTTCATGAGATAG